A stretch of Henckelia pumila isolate YLH828 chromosome 4, ASM3356847v2, whole genome shotgun sequence DNA encodes these proteins:
- the LOC140862334 gene encoding uncharacterized protein has translation MTKKALENQGTVITWNVFKAEFFKRFFPQSYRKDKGAEFANLQQGSMCIEDYVAKFSILLRFAPHIADNEEAKADQFINGLNPDVFTLVNAGRPNNLADALDKAKGAEAGIMRQKGTSYRPESSQQPQVPSMQPQSSVPQQQSRYEGGGSSSNKRDRFRPKGKQFKKQGSSSISSGGSKPYGLSQGSGSTGRPAQSRQGESQSVGQPPRQPARVFALTEDRAQAAPNNVIAGNCVLSGYPVYVLIDIGASHSFIAEKFVELHDLPVERLSSFDSNAIEPDCIVLGMSDFDCIIGIDALTKYRATVDCFHKIVRFRPDMADEWKFFDIFPDEIPGLPPMREIDFSIELVPGTLPISKAPYRMAPLEMKELKDQLEDLLNKGFSSIAKPITQLTQKNTLFVWTHECEASFVELKKTLTSAPVLSIPSGTGGFIVYFDASHKGLGCILMQRGHVIAYASRQLKPHEIRYPVHDLELADIVFALKIWRHYLYGETFEIFSEHKSLKYLFSQEELNMRQRHWLDFLKDFDCEIKYYPGKSNAAADALSRKVKAERK, from the exons atGACCAAGAAAGCGTTGGAGaatcaaggtactgttattacttgGAATGTGTTTAAAGCTGAGTTTTTCAAACGTTTCTTTCCTCAGTCTTATAGAAAGGATAAAGGAGCGGAGTTTGCCAATTTGCAACAAGGTAGTATGTGcattgaagattatgttgcaaagttTTCCATTTTACTCCGTTTTGCACCTCATATTGCGGATAATGAGGAAGCGAaggccgatcaattcatcaacggACTTAATCCTGATGTCTTCACCTTGGTTAATGCGGGGCGACCTAATAATCTTGCTGATGCTCTCGATAAAGCCAAAGGTGCAGAAGCTGGTATTATGAGACAGAAAGGGACTTCGTACAGGCCTGAGTCTTCTCAACAACCACAGGTACCATCAATGCAACCTCAATCATCTGTTCCTCAGCAGCAAAGCAGGTATGAAGGAGGTGGTAGCAGTAGCAACAAAAGAGATCGGTTTCGGCCcaaaggtaaacagttcaagaagcaaGGAAGTAGTTCCATTAGTTCTGGTGGTTCAAAGCCATATGGATTAAGTCAGGGTTCAGGGTCTACAG GTAGACCAGCTCAGAGTAGACAGGGAGAGAGCCAGAGTGTAGGCCAACCTCCGCGACAGCCAGCTAGAGtttttgcattgacagaagatCGGGCACAGGCGGCACCGAacaatgtgattgcaggtaattgtGTTCTCTCTGGTTATCCTGTTTATGTGTTGATTGACATTGGAGCATCACAttcttttatagctgaaaaatttgttgaatTGCATGATTTACCTGTTGAGCGTTTATCTTCT TTTGACAGTAATGCAATTGAGCctgattgtatagtacttggtatgtctgattttgattgtattattggcatCGATGCACTAACAAAGTACAGGGCCACGGTTGACTGTTTTCATAAGATTGTCCGATTTAGACCAGACATGGcagatgaatggaaattctttg ATATTTTTCCGGATGAAATACCAGGATTGCCTCCAAtgcgtgagattgatttcagtaTCGAGTTGGTACCAGGTACATTACCTATCTCTAAAGCTCCTTATAGGATGGCACCACTTgaaatgaaagagttgaaagatcaacttgaagatttgctGAACAAAG GATTTTCTagcattgcgaagccgattacccaaTTAACACAGAAGAATACTCTGTTTGTTTGGACACAtgaatgtgaagctagttttgtGGAACTGAAGAAAACGCTAACTAGTGCACCTGTAttatctattccatcaggtacaggtggttttattgtttattttgaTGCTTCTCATAAGGGTTTGGGTTgtattttgatgcagcgaggtcatgtgatagcatatgccTCCAGGCAATTAAAACCTCACGAGATCAGATATCCAGTACACGATCTTGAGCTTGCGGATATTGTCTTCGCGTTGAAaatttggcgtcattatttatatggtgagacctttgagatattttctgaacATAAAAGcttgaagtatttgttttctCAAGAGGAATTAAATATGAGACAAAGACATTGGTTGGACTttctgaaagattttgactgtgaaattaagtattatccaggaaagtctAATGCAGCGGCTGATGcactgagtagaaag GTAAAAGCTGAAAGGAAGTGA